From the genome of Fusarium oxysporum f. sp. lycopersici 4287 chromosome 3, whole genome shotgun sequence, one region includes:
- a CDS encoding hypothetical protein (At least one base has a quality score < 10), which translates to MGLIVPIAVNLESVRRSGAGVLNDAGDVLDDAGNIVGKIADTHNLKNLMGNTVNTTGDVVSSPGDVLGKTMPIGQGKPEEKDDSHDEEKSEYTTQSKNKKSGGLGDTVGSVTGAVGDTAKEATEGVGDTGSHPH; encoded by the exons ATGGGACTTATCGTCCCCATTGCAGTCAACCTTGAGTCAGTCCGCAGGAGCGGAGCTGGCGTCCTGAATGATGCCGGAGACGTCCTAGATGACGCCGGCAACATTGTCGGCAAGATCGCCGACACCCATaacctcaagaacctcatgGGCAACACAGTCAACACCACCGGTGATGTTGTCAGCTCTCCGGGCGATGTGCTCGGCAAGACCATGCCTATAGGACAAGGAAAGcctgaggagaaggacgACTCCCACGACGAGGAAAAGAGTGAATACACAACCCAGTCCAAAAACAAGAAGTCCGGCGGCCTGGGAGACACCGTCGGTAGTGTCACAGGAGCTGTCGGCGACACAGCTAAAGAAGCCACAGAAGGTGTTGGCGATACAG GCTCGCATCCACACTAG
- a CDS encoding hypothetical protein (At least one base has a quality score < 10), which produces MKLTPTKAIVGALALIAGKTSASPVSYCDGDSSKICYSWGVPSSTASSSSDTLFLRLEAPTDYQWIALGTGDRMSGSTMFVVYQDGSGNVTLSTRKGHGHNMPEYSRMSSVKLLEGSGVSNKTMVANIECGDLGTLDLKGSSDWISAWRTGSPLDTTDVSADFDEHDGTDGFSVDLSKAFITSNNNPFTNKSNTQPSSGSSNDAVAGGGGGEDHTGTIHGVIMSVVFLLGFPIGSLLMPLLGKWLVHASWQIIMFIGMWAGFGVGKIAADRGGDWFTEPHVQLGTIVCILMIIQPILGWWHHKNYLRYERRTAVSHAHLWYGRALMIIGIVNGGIGLQLSGASTGLIIAYAVVSIIVFAMYTAGSVRKMIRMRRKESRLMSDVSSSALELT; this is translated from the exons ATGAAGCTCACCCCGACAAAAGCCATTGTTGGCGCTCTAGCGCTAA TCGCTGGAAAGACATCAGCATCTCCAGTGTCCTACTGCGATGGAGATTCTAGCAAGATTTGTTACAGCTGGGGcgtgccatcttcaacagccTCGTCAAGCTCTGACACGTTATTCCTACGACTCGAAGCTCCCACCGATTACCAATGGATCGCCCTCGGAACCGGAGACCGCATGAGCGGCTCTACAATGTTCGTCGTTTATCAAGACGGTTCTGGGAATGTTACCTTGAGCACGAGAAAGGGGCATGGCCATAATATGCCTGAGTATAGCCGCATGAGTTCtgtcaagcttcttgaaggaAGCGGCGTCTCGAATAAAACGATGGTGGCAAATATAGAATGTGGTGACCTAGGTACTTTGGACTTGAAAGGGTCTAGTGACTGGATCAGTGCTTGGAGGACTGGTAGTCCTTTGGACACGACCGATGTCAGTGCTGACTTCGACGAGCACGACGGCACCGACGGTTTCTCAGTCGACCTTTCAAAAGCATTCATAACTTCGAACAACAACCCTTTTACCAACAAGTCGAATACTCAGCCTAGCTCAGGCTCCAGCAACGACGCTGTTGCcggtggcggtggtggtgaggaCCATACTGGCACGATTCATGGTGTCATTATGTCCGTCGTTTTCCTACTAGGATTTCCCATCGGTTCCCTATTGATGCCGTTGCTGGGGAAGTGGCTTGTTCATGCTTCATGGCAGATAATTATGTTTATCGGCATGTGGGCTGGCTTTGGTGTCGGCAAGATTGCTGCCGACCGCGGCGGAGAC TGGTTCACCGAACCTCATGTCCAGCTCGGCACCATTGTATGCATCCTCATGATTATACAGCCAATCCTAGGATGGTGGCATCACAAGAACTACCTCAGATACGAACGACGAACCGCCGTTAGCCACGCCCATCTCTGGTACGGCCGGGCTTTGATGATAATTGGGATCGTTAATGGTGGGATTGGTCTGCAGTTATCAGGTGCTTCTACGGGTCTGATCATTGCCTATGCTGTTGTCAGTATCATTGTATTTGCAATGTATACTGCGGGTTCTGTTCGCAAGATGATTAGAATGCGGAGGAAGGAAAGCCGTCTGATGTCTGATGTTTCTAGTAGCGCACTAGAGCTGACGTAA
- a CDS encoding hypothetical protein (At least one base has a quality score < 10), whose translation MILSFPNPPRWLVPNVDAPEEPQFNNDSSTYYYTYKPEYSTQWASSATSMQGYPIPSPATESTCSEMSTGGSESRRGSSSTQSDKHQQNTNQPAATKSTRRGSSKKKEAGIKDNGRKTKARAKAQPAPEPMSTFPQSEGMDDYNRRIQQRNRIALYHPSS comes from the coding sequence ATGATACTATCTTTCCCAAATCCTCCGAGATGGCTGGTTCCCAATGTTGACGCGCCAGAAGAGCCCCAATTCAACAACGACAGCAGCACCTACTACTACACGTACAAACCAGAATATTCAACGCAATGGGCCTCATCTGCTACCTCCATGCAAGGGTATCCCATTCCGTCCCCAGCTACCGAGTCTACCTGTTCAGAGATGTCGACCGGCGGCTCAGAAAGCCGGCGCGGCTCTTCATCGACTCAATCCGACAAGCACCAGCAAAACACAAACCAGCCTGCTGCTACCAAGTCTACAAGGCGTGGTtccagcaagaagaaggaggcgGGGATAAAAGATAACGGTAGGAAAACAAAAGCTCGTGCCAAGGCCCAACCCGCTCCTGAGCCTATGAGCACCTTCCCCCAGAGTGAAGGCATGGATGACTACAACAGGCGAATCCAGCAAAGGAACAGGATCGCCTTATATCACCCATCCTCATGA
- a CDS encoding hypothetical protein (At least one base has a quality score < 10) yields the protein MHQASSRLLRMADDSRPFSKDFKDIFSTLIVSLLPLSAHRVRFIKVEYTFLSEEAINNLMCLKFSQSNHLPDPKDSSRIITTTTSTTFSMAKDVARSICQRFVEARLVESADGKHQQVYTMAGSVWQLTPKGITVLGRFCARNGIQQKQVSELTHLRATRLVLLERDSQTDKLHHDRGTLEIIFRRLVGADSCDAMSGVTAADSSSMHEYRDNTTKVKITAELKLNGKTHRDTFTGKAINDWLMNYSTIMEEREAVAVATLFVAYNLIECIAEDGTYTSQNPSPGNNVFQPRKRAIYQLTQQAKDLINGSRPPTRSSERGGSAGFQRNGIFKDSNTQRLDKILKDPSVRLLFCEHCRDTYCEENLSFYQEVDKFIRNCKVGTGAAHEEPNIAAMDVMSENIAQAYRIYNAFLAAGSPSELNIDHQLRNSLTTRMTKAVSQDTIMIDTLQEVISLFEDAQNAVFKLMASDLVPKFLSNPKYEQQLRGYKLDLVGKGPERG from the exons ATGCATCAGGCATCGTCGCGCTTGCTACGCATGGCGGACGATAGCCGACCGTTCAGCAAG GACTTTAAGGATATCTTCTCTACCCTCATCGTCAGTCTGCTGCCCCTCTCGGCCCACCGCGTCCGGTTCATCAAGGTCGAGTACACCTTCCTCTCCGAAGAAGCTATCAACAACCTGATGTGTCTCAAATTCTCCCAATCCAACCATCTACCCGACCCTAAGGATTCCTCTCGCATTATCACCACAACCACTTCTACCACATTCTCAATGGCCAAGGATGTGGCCCGCTCTATCTGCCAACGCTTTGTTGAAGCCCGGCTTGTTGAATCGGCGGATGGTAAACACCAGCAGGTGTATACCATGGCGGGATCCGTTTGGCAATTGACACCAAAGGGAATCACTGTATTGGGCCGTTTCTGCGCGAGAAATGGCATTCAGCAGAAGCAGGTATCAGAACTTACTCATCTCAGAGCGACGCggcttgttctccttgaacGAGATTCGCAAACTGACAAACTTCACCATGACCGAGGCACCCTCGAGATCATCTTTCGCCGGCTCGTCGGTGCCGATAGCTGCGATGCTATGTCGGGTGTGACCGCTGCTGATTCAAGCTCGATGCACGAATACAGGGATAATAccaccaaggtcaagattaCTGCTGAGCTTAAGCTTAACGGGAAGACCCACCGCGATACCTTCACCGGCAAGGCTATAAACGACTGGTTAATGAACTATTCGACCATCATGGAAGAGCGTGAAGCCGTTGCGGTTGCCACTCTTTTCGTGGCTTATAATCTAATAGAGTGTATTGCCGAGGACGGGACATATACTTCCCAGAATCCCAGCCCCGGGAACAATGTCTTCCAGCCTAGAAAGCGTGCTATCTACCAATTAACGCAGCAAGCTAAGGATCTCATTAATGGCTCAAGGCCACCAACACGGTCTTCGGAGAGGGGGGGCAGCGCTGGTTTCCAGCGGAACGGTATCTTCAAGGATTCCAATACGCAACGACTCGACAAGATCCTGAAAGATCCTTCCGTGCGGCTTCTCTTCTGCGAGCACTGCCGAGACACATATTGCGAGGAAAATCTGTCCTTCTACCAAGAAGTGGATAAGTTCATACGAAATTGTAAGGTGGGCACGGGCGCTGCCCATGAGGAGCCCAACATCGCCGCAATGGACGTTATGAGTGAGAATATAGCTCAGGCGTATAGAATTTATAATGCTTTCCTTGCTGCCGGCTCGCCTTCCGAGCTCAATATTGACCACCAGCTGCGGAACAGCCTTACCACCCGGATGACGAAGGCTGTGAGTCAGGACACTATCATGATCGACACTCTTCAAGAAGTTATATCTCTATTTGAAGATGCCCAAAATGCTGTCTTCAAATTGATGGCTAGC GACTTGGTGCCAAAATTTCTGAGCAACCCCAAGTATGAGCAGCAATTACGAGGCTACAAGCTTGACCTAGTTGGAAAGGGTCCTGAGCGGGGCTAG